From Rickettsia endosymbiont of Ceutorhynchus obstrictus, a single genomic window includes:
- a CDS encoding sulfatase-like hydrolase/transferase, translating into MLKIIQKHLDTKLIKLALVLAFIYCLLFNSAVLIYKFDYYKASFFKAILELTKDFCYIYIFSFIIFFGFTVHRLILTIGTIFLFVTSAIASYYLYFFKIKPTKEMMGSFFSTDLNEIYELISIRLIIWLIFSLFACLYTLKNFTITNTNSFITKLLSAICLLIFVNTIISPPFKILNNYFPVQYLHNTYLNFAQNFSNRHLAKIDISQKYNFVDKSDQAIIGVLVIGESARFDHFGINGYVRDTTPYLSSTPNVFSFKAKSSSNLTYISVPSLLSRHNASNLEDSKRETSFLSVLTKLGFNTDWIGTQTLMRNFANFNLGTIYDEVNFTIIPGGSALFALNDYDAKMLPFIEEMLKHAEKQFLVIHTSGSHWNYTTRYPKEFERFTHTCAVIAKADPSSCDKSALINSYDNSILYTDFFLHNVINLLKDKNSFFIYVSDHGESLGEDGYYGHGGPLLDQQITVPFIAWVSDKFKSAHPKLVASIENQVNSEISHDYVFHSILDCLNIGSEIIDKDLSLCGKQIQLNSESFRQDEFKDESAQAVKST; encoded by the coding sequence ATGCTTAAAATAATACAAAAACACTTAGATACTAAATTAATTAAATTAGCCTTAGTTCTAGCTTTTATCTATTGTCTGCTTTTTAATTCTGCCGTGCTAATCTATAAATTTGATTATTACAAGGCTAGTTTTTTTAAAGCTATATTAGAACTAACAAAAGATTTTTGTTATATTTATATATTCTCTTTTATAATATTCTTCGGTTTTACCGTACATCGGCTAATTTTAACGATCGGCACAATTTTCTTATTTGTAACGTCGGCTATAGCTAGTTACTATCTTTACTTTTTTAAGATAAAGCCCACTAAAGAAATGATGGGCAGCTTTTTTTCAACCGATCTAAACGAAATTTATGAATTAATAAGTATTAGATTGATAATATGGTTAATTTTTAGCTTATTTGCCTGTCTTTATACTCTGAAAAACTTTACTATTACTAATACTAACTCATTTATTACTAAATTACTATCGGCGATTTGCCTACTTATTTTTGTTAACACTATTATTTCGCCGCCGTTTAAAATATTAAATAACTATTTTCCTGTGCAATATTTACATAATACTTATTTAAATTTTGCACAAAACTTTAGTAATAGACATTTAGCTAAAATAGATATTAGCCAAAAATATAATTTTGTCGATAAGTCCGATCAAGCTATTATCGGTGTTTTGGTTATAGGTGAATCTGCAAGGTTTGATCATTTCGGTATTAACGGTTACGTGCGAGATACTACTCCTTATTTAAGCTCTACTCCTAATGTATTTTCCTTTAAAGCTAAATCCTCCTCAAATCTTACTTATATTTCCGTGCCTTCATTGCTTTCGCGTCATAATGCAAGTAACTTAGAAGATAGCAAGCGAGAAACTAGTTTTTTATCGGTTTTGACTAAATTAGGCTTTAATACCGATTGGATAGGCACACAAACTTTAATGAGGAATTTCGCAAATTTTAACTTAGGCACCATTTATGATGAAGTTAATTTTACGATTATCCCAGGCGGCTCGGCATTATTTGCCCTAAATGATTATGACGCAAAAATGCTACCTTTTATAGAAGAAATGTTAAAGCATGCAGAAAAGCAGTTTTTAGTTATTCATACTTCAGGAAGCCACTGGAATTATACCACACGATACCCGAAAGAATTTGAGCGTTTTACCCATACTTGTGCCGTTATAGCCAAAGCCGATCCTAGCAGTTGCGACAAATCGGCATTAATTAATAGTTACGATAACTCAATTTTATACACCGATTTTTTTTTGCATAACGTAATAAATTTATTAAAAGATAAAAATTCATTTTTTATTTATGTCTCTGATCACGGTGAATCTTTGGGTGAAGATGGATATTACGGTCACGGCGGTCCTTTATTAGATCAGCAAATAACCGTGCCTTTTATAGCGTGGGTTTCCGACAAGTTTAAATCCGCACACCCAAAGTTAGTAGCCTCTATAGAAAATCAGGTAAATAGCGAAATTAGCCATGATTATGTTTTCCACTCAATTCTTGATTGCCTGAATATTGGTTCCGAAATAATTGATAAAGATTTAAGTTTATGTGGAAAACAGATACAGCTAAATTCAGAAAGCTTCAGACAAGATGAATTTAAAGACGAGTCTGCGCAAGCAGTCAAAAGTACGTGA
- the lpxB gene encoding lipid-A-disaccharide synthase, translating into MAKIYFIAGEISGDFIGSRIIRHLRNNKELEFTGIGGKRMEETGITKSLFPISEISLMGFIEIIPKFLKIKRLINLTVDDIIKSAPDILITIDSPGFTYRVAKRLKKILPSLKMIHIVAPSVWAYKPRRAIKYAKIYDCLFALLPFEPPYFTKVGLDCRYIGHPIIEQEFYNDKLALREEFKIMNGTKILCVTAGSRRGEILRHLPIFIPAINNIAENHHRLTVIFTLADPSHEKIIQPFLINTKFNYVFSNERLKSYAIADLALAKSGTNILEIAASNTPMIVAYKLNIFSFFIIKLLIKIKYACLINIIAGKEIIPELIQFNCCSTLITSKLEELLLSPQKSHAQIVESQAVLKELGFKSSQTPSLSAAKIIEKEFLKKNFDS; encoded by the coding sequence ATGGCAAAAATCTATTTTATAGCCGGTGAAATATCGGGCGATTTTATTGGTTCCCGAATAATCCGGCATCTGAGAAATAACAAGGAACTCGAATTTACCGGTATAGGCGGGAAAAGGATGGAAGAAACCGGCATTACTAAAAGCTTATTTCCTATTTCCGAAATAAGCCTGATGGGATTTATCGAGATTATACCGAAATTTTTAAAGATTAAACGATTAATTAATCTTACCGTAGACGATATTATTAAAAGCGCGCCGGATATATTAATTACTATCGATTCCCCTGGTTTTACTTATCGAGTAGCAAAACGGCTAAAAAAAATCTTACCTAGTTTAAAAATGATTCATATAGTAGCACCGTCGGTTTGGGCATATAAGCCAAGGCGAGCTATAAAATATGCAAAAATTTATGATTGTTTATTTGCGTTGCTACCTTTCGAGCCACCTTATTTTACTAAGGTAGGACTCGATTGCCGATATATAGGTCATCCGATAATAGAACAGGAGTTTTATAACGATAAATTAGCTTTGCGAGAAGAATTTAAAATAATGAACGGCACAAAAATCTTGTGCGTAACGGCAGGTAGTAGGCGAGGAGAAATCTTAAGACATTTGCCGATTTTTATCCCTGCTATTAATAATATTGCTGAAAACCACCACCGTCTTACGGTAATATTTACCCTTGCCGACCCAAGTCACGAAAAAATAATACAACCATTTTTGATAAATACAAAATTTAATTATGTATTTTCTAACGAGCGGCTAAAAAGTTATGCGATAGCTGATTTAGCCTTAGCAAAATCGGGAACTAATATATTAGAAATAGCCGCGTCTAACACGCCGATGATTGTCGCTTATAAACTCAATATATTTAGCTTTTTTATTATAAAACTATTAATCAAAATTAAATATGCTTGTTTAATTAATATTATAGCCGGCAAAGAAATAATTCCGGAGCTTATTCAATTTAACTGCTGCTCCACTCTTATTACCTCAAAACTTGAAGAATTATTATTGAGTCCCCAAAAATCGCATGCGCAAATAGTAGAAAGTCAAGCAGTCTTAAAAGAACTAGGTTTTAAGTCAAGCCAAACTCCTTCTTTATCAGCCGCAAAAATTATAGAAAAAGAGTTTTTGAAAAAAAATTTCGATAGCTAG
- a CDS encoding helix-turn-helix domain-containing protein gives MSSALKKARLDSGKTLQQVSSDLKIRKKYLVALEEEDFELLPGEVYVKGYLKLYLDYLNIKDEVNLEPINDKIYEKEDSLKDIRNRSLVNYKHKKQLVVISILMLLVIIIIYPIV, from the coding sequence ATGTCATCTGCCCTTAAAAAAGCACGACTAGATTCCGGTAAGACTCTTCAACAAGTATCTTCCGATTTAAAAATTAGAAAAAAATATTTAGTAGCTCTTGAAGAGGAGGATTTCGAGCTCTTACCGGGTGAAGTATATGTAAAGGGTTATTTAAAATTATATTTAGATTATCTTAATATAAAAGATGAAGTTAATTTAGAGCCGATTAACGATAAAATTTATGAAAAAGAAGACTCATTAAAAGACATACGAAATAGATCATTAGTTAATTATAAACATAAAAAACAATTAGTGGTCATATCGATCTTAATGTTATTAGTAATAATTATAATTTATCCAATAGTATAG
- the ruvX gene encoding Holliday junction resolvase RuvX: MIIKNLQEFYRLLPVNSPLIALDHGTKKIGVAISNQERTIAMPLCATNAINKKAQITTILNLIEKYKVCGIVIGLPINMSGEIGTQAEIVLKFAEDFTKYTDLPIFLQDERLTTKAANNLLKSFGVKRKERNNNDDVIAASMILETTLDSIKKI; encoded by the coding sequence ATGATAATAAAAAATCTTCAAGAATTTTATCGACTTTTACCGGTTAATTCTCCTCTTATCGCCTTAGATCACGGGACTAAAAAGATCGGCGTTGCGATCTCTAACCAAGAGCGTACCATTGCTATGCCTTTATGCGCTACAAATGCAATAAATAAAAAAGCCCAAATTACTACTATACTAAATTTAATCGAAAAATACAAAGTTTGCGGTATAGTTATAGGGTTGCCGATTAATATGAGCGGCGAGATAGGAACGCAAGCGGAAATAGTATTAAAATTTGCCGAAGATTTTACGAAATATACCGACCTGCCGATATTTTTACAGGATGAGAGGCTTACTACGAAAGCGGCGAATAATTTGCTTAAATCATTCGGCGTAAAACGAAAAGAACGCAATAATAACGATGATGTAATAGCCGCCAGTATGATTCTAGAAACTACTCTTGATTCTATTAAGAAAATTTAA
- a CDS encoding palindromic element RPE3 domain-containing protein, producing the protein MACFLLIFEPCNNATSTIKGYNPQLIQLNSESFRQDKFKDELSYRTRVREHRRMSKNLLVSSDRDDAVL; encoded by the coding sequence ATGGCGTGTTTTTTATTAATTTTTGAGCCATGCAACAATGCCACATCAACCATAAAAGGATACAATCCTCAACTCATACAGCTAAATTCAGAAAGCTTCAGACAAGATAAATTTAAAGACGAGCTAAGCTACCGTACTAGAGTACGTGAGCACAGGCGAATGTCGAAAAATTTGCTTGTATCAAGCGATCGAGATGACGCTGTACTATAA
- the era gene encoding GTPase Era, translated as MTKQAQKTISVCIIGRPNSGKSTLLNKLIGQKISIVTPKVQTTRSIITGIVTIKDTQIILYDTPGIFEPKSRLEKAMVRCAWSSLHSADIVMLIIDSLKPLDKITLEILKKLSSLKITPVFLLNKIDVKSQYIDDINANLTADHPESLVFPISALVGKNIDELLGHITAQAKFSPWLYEEDDMTDLPMRFIAAEITREQLFLNLHQELPYKLTVQTESWEERSDKSVKIHQVIVVTRESYKTIILGKNGSNIKEIGTQARQEMEQFFNCKVHLFLFVKVRELWEDNPDFYRHMKL; from the coding sequence GTGACAAAGCAAGCTCAAAAAACTATATCTGTCTGTATAATCGGTAGACCGAATAGCGGCAAGTCGACTTTATTGAATAAACTTATCGGGCAGAAAATTTCCATAGTTACTCCGAAAGTTCAAACTACCCGCTCTATCATTACCGGCATAGTTACCATTAAAGATACGCAAATAATTTTGTATGACACGCCGGGTATATTTGAGCCGAAAAGCCGTCTAGAAAAAGCTATGGTTCGGTGCGCTTGGTCAAGTTTACATAGCGCCGATATCGTGATGTTAATTATCGATAGCTTAAAGCCTTTGGATAAAATTACTCTTGAGATATTAAAAAAACTCTCATCTCTTAAAATAACACCGGTATTTTTACTAAATAAAATAGATGTTAAATCTCAATATATTGACGATATTAATGCTAACTTAACTGCTGATCACCCTGAAAGTTTGGTTTTCCCTATCTCTGCTTTAGTTGGCAAAAATATTGATGAGTTGCTTGGGCATATTACTGCGCAAGCAAAATTCTCTCCGTGGCTTTACGAAGAGGACGACATGACCGATTTGCCGATGCGCTTTATAGCGGCAGAAATCACGAGGGAACAGTTATTTTTAAACCTGCATCAAGAATTGCCTTATAAGCTAACCGTTCAAACCGAAAGCTGGGAGGAACGGAGCGACAAGTCGGTAAAAATTCATCAAGTCATAGTCGTAACAAGAGAAAGCTATAAAACTATAATACTCGGAAAGAACGGCAGTAACATAAAAGAAATCGGCACACAAGCACGGCAAGAAATGGAGCAATTTTTTAATTGCAAAGTCCATCTTTTTTTATTTGTAAAAGTTCGCGAATTGTGGGAAGATAATCCTGATTTTTATCGTCATATGAAATTATAG
- a CDS encoding cell division protein ZapA, producing MSIVTITLNNKNFQLYCNDGGEKELFNLAAKLNDKIIEIKLVNPTASFELLLVMAALGIQSEMQNLTEKFDKMDIKNARGDEEKFAETLTTIASYLENLAQKMGK from the coding sequence ATGTCAATTGTCACAATAACATTAAATAATAAAAATTTTCAGCTTTATTGTAATGATGGAGGAGAAAAGGAATTATTTAATTTAGCAGCTAAATTAAACGACAAAATAATTGAAATTAAATTAGTAAACCCTACTGCTTCCTTTGAGTTATTACTTGTTATGGCAGCCCTTGGTATTCAATCGGAAATGCAAAATTTAACGGAAAAATTTGATAAAATGGATATTAAAAATGCCCGCGGTGATGAAGAGAAATTTGCAGAAACATTAACTACCATAGCAAGTTATCTAGAAAACCTTGCACAAAAGATGGGAAAGTGA